In one Leptotrichia sp. OH3620_COT-345 genomic region, the following are encoded:
- a CDS encoding LysR family transcriptional regulator: MDIHHLKIFFEACNEKSFTKAAKKLYISQSAVSIQIKKLEYTLGLQLIERNSKNFKLTFAGKELFKMSQDVFEKISRMENEMKKILQYKKGKISIGATHNIGEPVLPRIMIEFRKNNPEIEFDLYIKNRESLVKHLKEGTVDVALMEEYFIEDKEIKVIETEEYPFVVIAGNDIKDYKELMELPLLKRDTVLTNKYLDLFEKIIGFNLDKRITINGSIETMKNLVKNGLGFAVLPYYSVYEEITKGTLKVIHSFEKSEDKFQIVFVRENEDKEGITKFVEFLQNYKINRTLFTEKKIK; encoded by the coding sequence ATGGACATACATCACTTAAAAATATTTTTTGAAGCGTGTAATGAGAAAAGTTTTACAAAAGCTGCAAAAAAATTATATATAAGTCAATCTGCAGTATCCATACAGATAAAAAAACTGGAATATACACTAGGATTACAACTGATAGAAAGAAATTCCAAAAATTTCAAACTTACATTTGCAGGAAAAGAACTTTTTAAAATGTCTCAGGATGTTTTTGAAAAGATTTCAAGAATGGAAAATGAAATGAAAAAAATACTTCAGTATAAAAAAGGAAAGATTTCTATCGGAGCCACACATAACATAGGAGAACCCGTTTTACCTCGTATAATGATAGAATTTAGAAAAAACAATCCTGAAATAGAATTTGATTTATATATAAAAAATAGGGAATCTCTTGTAAAACATTTAAAAGAAGGAACGGTAGATGTTGCTTTAATGGAGGAATACTTTATTGAAGATAAGGAAATAAAAGTCATTGAAACTGAAGAGTATCCTTTTGTAGTAATAGCGGGAAATGATATCAAAGACTATAAAGAGCTGATGGAACTGCCTTTACTTAAAAGAGACACAGTACTTACAAATAAATATCTTGATTTATTTGAAAAAATAATAGGATTTAATTTAGATAAGAGAATAACTATAAATGGAAGTATAGAAACAATGAAAAATCTCGTGAAAAACGGACTGGGATTTGCAGTGTTACCATATTATAGTGTTTATGAAGAAATAACAAAAGGAACATTAAAAGTAATTCACAGTTTTGAAAAATCTGAAGATAAATTTCAGATAGTATTTGTAAGGGAAAACGAAGATAAAGAAGGAATTACAAAATTTGTGGAATTTTTACAGAACTATAAAATAAACAGAACATTGTTCACTGAAAAGAAAATAAAATAA
- the gmhA gene encoding D-sedoheptulose 7-phosphate isomerase: MTAYETVKQFVENSENIEKTVKISEELAEAYKNGNKSLIAGNGGSNCDAMHFAEEFTGRFRKDRRALPSISISDSSHITCVGNDYGFNFIFAKGVEAFGQTGDFFFGISTSGNSGNIIEAVKTAKEKGLKTVGLLGKDGGKMKGMCDYEFIIPGETSDRIQEVHMMILHIIIEGVERILFPENY; encoded by the coding sequence ATGACAGCGTATGAAACTGTAAAACAGTTTGTTGAAAATAGTGAAAATATTGAGAAAACTGTAAAAATTTCCGAAGAATTGGCTGAAGCATATAAAAACGGGAATAAATCACTTATAGCAGGAAATGGAGGAAGTAACTGTGATGCAATGCACTTTGCAGAAGAATTTACAGGAAGATTCAGAAAAGATAGAAGAGCTTTGCCGTCTATAAGTATAAGCGATTCTTCCCATATTACATGTGTAGGAAATGATTACGGTTTTAATTTTATATTTGCTAAAGGTGTGGAAGCTTTCGGACAGACAGGAGATTTCTTTTTTGGAATATCTACATCAGGTAATTCAGGAAATATAATCGAAGCTGTAAAAACCGCTAAGGAAAAAGGACTTAAAACGGTAGGACTTTTAGGAAAAGACGGTGGAAAAATGAAAGGGATGTGTGATTATGAATTTATCATTCCGGGTGAAACATCCGACAGAATACAGGAAGTTCATATGATGATACTTCATATAATTATAGAGGGTGTAGAAAGAATACTATTTCCTGAAAATTATTAA
- a CDS encoding ABC transporter substrate-binding protein codes for MKKFLKTLFLSSLLILIVACGNSGNKESGEKKAEGTEKITTETPSPKISIVLDWTPNTNHTGLFVAKELGYFKEEGLENVEIVQPPEGSTTALIGAGGAQFGISFQDTLAKSFATDAPVPVTAVAVIIQHNTSGIISLKDKGIDSPKKMENHKYATWDDEIEKAIIKKVVTDDGGNYEKIKMIPNTVTDVITALKTDIDAVWVYYAWDGIATELAGLKTNFLKFSDYGKELDYYSPVIIANNEYLKKNPEEAKKVLKAIKKGYEYAIVNPEEAAKILVKNAPELKPELAIASQKWLATQYKAEVSEWGIINPTRWDMFYEWLFKNQLVKKEIPKGYGFSNEYLK; via the coding sequence ATGAAAAAATTTCTAAAAACTTTGTTTTTAAGTTCTTTACTTATTCTTATTGTGGCATGTGGAAATTCCGGAAATAAAGAAAGTGGAGAAAAAAAAGCGGAAGGAACTGAAAAAATAACAACGGAAACACCTTCCCCGAAAATAAGTATAGTTCTTGACTGGACCCCAAATACAAATCATACAGGGTTATTTGTAGCAAAGGAACTTGGATATTTTAAAGAAGAAGGTCTTGAAAATGTTGAAATAGTGCAACCGCCTGAAGGGAGTACGACAGCACTTATAGGAGCCGGAGGAGCTCAGTTCGGGATAAGTTTTCAGGATACACTGGCGAAATCTTTCGCTACGGACGCACCTGTTCCTGTAACTGCAGTGGCAGTTATAATACAGCATAATACTTCAGGTATAATATCATTAAAAGATAAAGGTATAGACAGTCCTAAAAAAATGGAAAATCATAAATATGCCACTTGGGATGATGAAATAGAAAAGGCAATAATTAAAAAAGTAGTAACTGATGATGGAGGAAATTATGAAAAAATAAAAATGATACCGAATACGGTTACGGATGTTATCACTGCATTGAAAACAGATATTGACGCTGTATGGGTATATTATGCATGGGACGGTATAGCGACAGAACTTGCAGGACTTAAAACGAATTTTCTGAAATTTTCCGACTACGGTAAGGAGCTTGATTATTACAGTCCTGTTATTATTGCAAATAATGAATATTTGAAAAAGAATCCTGAAGAAGCAAAAAAAGTTTTAAAGGCAATAAAAAAAGGATATGAATATGCAATTGTAAATCCTGAAGAAGCAGCTAAAATATTAGTAAAAAATGCTCCCGAACTGAAACCTGAACTTGCAATAGCAAGTCAGAAGTGGTTGGCAACTCAGTATAAAGCTGAAGTATCCGAGTGGGGAATTATAAATCCGACACGTTGGGATATGTTTTATGAGTGGTTGTTTAAAAATCAACTTGTAAAAAAAGAAATTCCTAAAGGATACGGATTTTCGAACGAATACTTAAAATAA
- a CDS encoding thiamine-binding protein, translated as MSNEINASIAIQVTPSVYERDEAIRIIDEVIAFIKSKNLKTLVGPFETTVEGRYEELMEIVKQCQIIAVKAGAPGVMSHIKVIYRPKGDVLTIEEKISKHSE; from the coding sequence ATGTCAAATGAAATAAATGCAAGTATTGCAATACAAGTGACACCAAGTGTGTATGAAAGGGATGAGGCAATAAGAATTATAGATGAAGTTATAGCCTTTATTAAAAGTAAAAATCTGAAAACTCTTGTAGGCCCTTTTGAAACTACAGTAGAAGGGCGATATGAAGAATTAATGGAAATAGTGAAACAGTGTCAGATTATAGCTGTAAAAGCAGGGGCTCCGGGAGTTATGTCTCATATAAAAGTAATTTATAGACCGAAAGGAGATGTATTGACTATTGAGGAGAAAATCTCGAAACATTCTGAATAA
- a CDS encoding ABC transporter permease: protein MLILWQILSMTGIVPKFMLPSPLDVVKAFISDFKLLMHHTVFTLSEAFLGLGLGILLGFVTAIMMDRFNFAYKAIYPVLIITQTIPTVAIAPLLVLWLGYGMLPKITLIIITSFFPITVGLLDGFKSADRDALNLLKTMGATSFQNFIHIKLPSSIGYFFAGLRVSVSYSVIGAVVAEWLGGFDGLGVYMTRVRKSYSFDKMFAVIFFISAISLFLMYLVRKIQKKIMPWEK, encoded by the coding sequence ATGCTTATTTTATGGCAAATACTTTCAATGACCGGAATTGTTCCGAAATTTATGCTTCCCTCACCTTTGGATGTAGTAAAGGCATTTATTTCAGATTTTAAGCTTCTTATGCATCATACAGTTTTTACACTTTCTGAAGCTTTTCTCGGATTAGGTCTGGGTATTCTTCTGGGTTTTGTTACGGCAATTATGATGGACAGATTTAACTTTGCATATAAAGCAATTTATCCTGTTCTTATTATAACCCAGACAATTCCTACGGTCGCGATAGCCCCTCTTCTTGTTTTATGGCTCGGTTATGGAATGTTGCCTAAGATAACATTAATAATTATTACATCTTTTTTTCCTATAACTGTCGGATTGCTTGACGGATTCAAGTCTGCTGACAGAGATGCTTTAAATCTTCTTAAAACAATGGGAGCAACATCGTTTCAAAATTTTATCCATATAAAGTTACCGAGTTCTATAGGATACTTTTTTGCAGGACTCAGAGTTTCAGTATCTTATTCTGTCATAGGAGCAGTGGTTGCTGAGTGGCTTGGAGGATTTGACGGACTGGGAGTGTATATGACAAGAGTAAGAAAGTCTTATTCTTTTGATAAAATGTTTGCAGTAATATTTTTCATATCTGCAATAAGCTTATTTTTAATGTATCTTGTGAGAAAAATACAGAAAAAAATTATGCCGTGGGAAAAATAG